One stretch of Glycine soja cultivar W05 chromosome 7, ASM419377v2, whole genome shotgun sequence DNA includes these proteins:
- the LOC114419721 gene encoding protein IRX15-LIKE-like: MKNNNNTKLILLHKQTLTPNTAASTLFSSHRLWLFFFFLLFSTLLFTWTLISTTISSTSTSSSAVTSPLPPSVTKALLHYAAAANSSTKPMSPAEISAVSTSLLRLPPRPNLLVFGLTHESLLWAALNHRGGRTVFLDENEYAISKFESSNPGVEAYDIQFTTKVSEYPKLLSQAQSQAQNDCRPVQNLLFSECKLAINDLPNHIYQVAWDVILVDGPKGYFPAAPGRMAPIFTAAVLARSKISGGETHVFVHDFGREVERVFSEEFLCKENLVELVDSLGHFVVKSEAHDGESAVFCKNSSSKVVGDEED; encoded by the coding sequence atgaagaacaacaacaacaccaagCTCATCCTCCTCCACAAACAAACCCTAACACCCAACACCGCCGCTTCAACACTCTTCTCTTCCCACCGTCTCTggctctttttcttcttcctcctcttctccACCCTCCTCTTCACCTGGACCCTCATCTCAACCACAATCTCCTCCACTTCAACCAGCTCCTCCGCCGTTACCTCCCCTCTCCCACCCTCCGTCACAAAGGCACTCCTCCACTACGCCGCCGCCGCCAACTCCTCCACCAAACCCATGTCCCCCGCCGAAATCTCCGCCGTCTCCACCTCCCTCCTCCGCCTCCCCCCGCGCCCCAACCTCCTCGTCTTCGGCCTCACCCACGAGTCCCTCCTCTGGGCCGCCCTCAACCACCGCGGCGGCCGCACCGTCTTCCTCGACGAGAACGAATACGCCATCTCCAAGTTCGAGTCTTCCAACCCCGGCGTCGAAGCCTACGACATTCAATTCACGACGAAAGTCAGCGAATACCCAAAACTCCTCTCCCAGGCCCAATCCCAGGCCCAAAACGACTGCAGGCCCGTCCAGAACCTCTTGTTCTCCGAATGCAAGCTTGCAATCAACGACTTACCTAACCACATCTACCAGGTTGCGTGGGATGTTATTCTCGTTGACGGGCCAAAAGGGTATTTTCCGGCGGCCCCAGGGCGGATGGCGCCGATCTTCACGGCGGCGGTGCTTGCCCGGAGTAAAATATCCGGCGGCGAGACCCACGTGTTCGTGCATGACTTCGGGAGAGAGGTGGAAAGGGTTTTCAGCGAGGAGTTTCTGTGCAAGGAAAATTTGGTTGAGTTGGTGGATTCGTTGGGGCACTTCGTTGTTAAGAGTGAGGCTCACGACGGAGAAAGCGCTGTTTTCTGTAAAAACTCGTCGTCGAAGGTTGTCGGCGACGAAGAGGACTAG